The Methanofollis sp. genome includes a region encoding these proteins:
- a CDS encoding DUF1015 family protein yields MVKVYRFSGLRPERAYAAKIASVPYDVVTTDEAAEVIRKNPLSFLSVSRTDAILRDIPADDEQIYEKARETFQEMQEKGIFRRDDAPSMYLYRVKQGGNLYLGLVACLDVDDYIQDVIKKHEHTRYDKERDRTRHIDATNANTGLVVVLYPDEGDIFGYIESILPEGEPDAVVKTEQGNVHELFRIKDPVRLAHIESLFARVPAAYIADGHHRAKSAVTIAGNRREAGIYEAEDGRFMAILLAHKRVKIHGYSRLVTDLGTYTPESFLAALKEGFEVKAYGEIDDTVFRVPPLREADGHHVFHMYLGGVWYEITCPIENPDDPIGSLDVSVIQKRVLEGMLGITDPRGDARLQYLGGARPLADLEERVDSGEFAVAFSMQPVDVETVMEIADAGMVMPPKSTWFEPKLLSGLVIHTLGEGKKE; encoded by the coding sequence ATGGTAAAGGTATACCGTTTTTCAGGGCTGCGGCCCGAGCGCGCATATGCCGCGAAGATTGCCTCGGTGCCATACGACGTGGTGACGACAGACGAGGCCGCAGAGGTCATCAGGAAAAACCCGCTCTCTTTTCTCAGCGTGAGCAGGACAGACGCCATCCTCAGGGACATCCCTGCCGACGACGAGCAGATCTACGAGAAGGCGAGGGAGACCTTCCAGGAGATGCAGGAGAAGGGGATCTTCCGCCGGGACGACGCCCCGTCGATGTACCTCTACCGGGTGAAACAGGGGGGCAACCTCTATCTCGGGCTCGTCGCCTGCCTTGACGTCGACGACTACATCCAGGACGTCATCAAGAAGCACGAGCACACCCGCTATGACAAGGAACGGGACAGAACCCGGCACATCGACGCCACGAACGCCAACACCGGCCTCGTGGTCGTCCTGTACCCTGACGAGGGTGACATCTTCGGGTACATCGAGTCCATCCTCCCCGAGGGCGAGCCCGATGCCGTCGTCAAGACCGAGCAGGGGAATGTCCACGAGCTCTTCAGGATCAAAGACCCTGTCCGCCTCGCGCACATCGAGAGCCTCTTCGCCCGCGTGCCGGCCGCGTACATCGCCGACGGTCACCACCGCGCCAAGTCCGCGGTGACGATCGCCGGGAACCGCAGGGAAGCCGGGATCTATGAGGCCGAGGACGGCCGGTTCATGGCGATCCTCCTTGCCCATAAGAGAGTGAAGATCCACGGCTACTCACGGCTTGTCACCGACCTCGGCACGTACACGCCCGAGTCCTTCCTCGCCGCCCTGAAGGAAGGCTTCGAGGTGAAGGCGTACGGCGAGATCGACGACACTGTCTTCCGTGTGCCGCCCCTCAGGGAGGCCGACGGCCACCATGTCTTCCACATGTACCTGGGCGGTGTCTGGTACGAGATCACCTGCCCGATCGAAAACCCTGACGACCCGATCGGTTCCCTCGACGTCTCCGTCATCCAGAAGAGGGTGCTCGAGGGGATGCTCGGGATCACCGACCCCCGCGGCGACGCCCGTCTCCAGTACCTCGGCGGTGCCAGGCCTCTTGCCGACCTCGAAGAGAGGGTTGACTCGGGCGAGTTTGCCGTCGCCTTCTCGATGCAGCCTGTCGATGTCGAGACCGTGATGGAGATCGCGGACGCAGGCATGGTCATGCCCCCGAAGTCGACCTGGTTCGAACCGAAACTCCTCTCCGGACTTGTGATCCACACGCTCGGCGAAGGGAAGAAAGAGTAA
- the rimI gene encoding ribosomal protein S18-alanine N-acetyltransferase codes for MSKPGIFLRKAVIGDLPAIVAIERESFVDPWTEEAFLQALECWAETFFVAVACGEVAGFIVGGIEDTGEAVYGHICNFAVAERFRHRGIGAMLVQSTERLFAVDLAEGVQLEVRVSNIYAQAFYRRHDYQPVFTIAGYYSNGEDAIVMMKWFF; via the coding sequence ATGTCCAAGCCAGGGATTTTTTTACGGAAAGCGGTGATCGGGGACCTCCCGGCCATCGTCGCCATCGAGCGTGAGTCCTTTGTGGACCCCTGGACTGAAGAGGCCTTTCTTCAGGCGCTTGAGTGCTGGGCCGAGACTTTCTTTGTTGCGGTCGCGTGCGGGGAGGTCGCGGGCTTCATCGTCGGCGGGATCGAGGACACCGGCGAGGCGGTGTACGGTCATATCTGCAACTTTGCAGTGGCTGAAAGGTTCAGGCACCGCGGGATCGGGGCGATGCTCGTCCAGAGTACCGAGAGGCTGTTTGCCGTCGATCTTGCGGAGGGCGTACAACTGGAGGTAAGGGTCTCCAACATCTATGCTCAGGCCTTTTACCGGAGACATGATTACCAGCCGGTCTTCACTATAGCGGGGTACTATTCCAATGGCGAGGACGCCATCGTGATGATGAAGTGGTTCTTCTGA